The Rhodothermus marinus DSM 4252 genome window below encodes:
- a CDS encoding serine hydrolase — translation MRWLFLVLATGLLPWALAFQTEPFGRIEHRYELTLGVAAHNLTTGASVFYRADTLFPTASVIKLAVLVELYRQYEQGYLSPQDTVVLTAGRIYPGSGVLQHLSVPRVLSLQDAAVLMIILSDNTATNLVFDRLGPHHDARLDSVNATLRSLGLQRTRMLNKPFGFSTRKNTPEARRYGIGMGTPRELMQLMIAMARGRVVSAEASREMIEILKRQQWTEMAPRLLPVEGDSLQLAHKTGAISTARCDVGLIFSPRDTIAFAVMTDHIKDPRWSVDQVGNLAVAEAVREVYERLHVR, via the coding sequence ATGCGATGGCTTTTCCTGGTGCTGGCAACGGGGCTGCTGCCGTGGGCACTTGCCTTCCAGACGGAACCGTTTGGCAGGATCGAACACCGCTACGAGCTCACGCTCGGGGTAGCGGCTCACAACCTCACGACGGGCGCGTCGGTGTTCTATCGGGCCGACACGCTGTTTCCTACAGCCTCGGTCATCAAACTGGCCGTTCTGGTCGAGCTTTATCGTCAGTATGAGCAGGGCTACCTGAGTCCGCAGGATACGGTGGTGCTGACGGCCGGGCGGATCTATCCGGGCAGCGGCGTGCTGCAGCATCTTTCGGTACCCCGTGTGCTCTCGCTGCAGGATGCAGCCGTGTTGATGATCATCCTGAGCGACAACACGGCCACGAATCTTGTTTTCGATCGGCTCGGTCCGCACCATGATGCGCGGCTGGATTCGGTCAACGCCACGCTTCGGTCGCTCGGTCTGCAACGCACGCGTATGTTGAACAAGCCGTTTGGCTTCAGCACGCGCAAGAACACACCGGAGGCGCGTCGCTATGGGATCGGGATGGGCACGCCGCGTGAGCTGATGCAGCTGATGATAGCGATGGCCCGGGGCAGAGTGGTTTCGGCGGAGGCCTCGCGCGAGATGATCGAAATCTTAAAGCGTCAGCAGTGGACGGAGATGGCGCCGCGGTTGCTTCCGGTGGAGGGCGATTCGCTTCAACTGGCGCACAAGACCGGAGCGATCAGCACGGCCCGTTGTGATGTGGGGTTGATCTTCAGTCCACGCGATACAATCGCCTTTGCCGTGATGACGGATCATATAAAGGATCCGCGCTGGTCGGTTGATCAGGTGGGGAATCTGGCCGTAGCGGAGGCGGTTCGAGAAGTCTACGAGCGACTGCATGTCCGATGA
- a CDS encoding TonB-dependent receptor: MMATRYGLLPGLLLMLVVPVWAQTGKLAGYVRDAETGQPLIGATVYIEETGQGAVTDAQGYYVVLNLRPGLYTVRFSYVGYETVRYTDVRIVSDQTRELEVRLRPSVVAGEEVVITAQRPLVQRDLTSSRKTVVAEEIQALPVESFLDVLALQAGVNRGPSGELHIRGGRSTEIAYLVDGLSVGNPFNANGLATEVATNAIQELTVVSGTFNAEYGQAMSGIVNVVTKEGGEKLEGTFSAYAGDYLTRHEDIFYLPPGIQRNTTTIEGTLGGPVPLTGKKVRFFFSARRDQSDGHLWGIREHLPSDSANFNVNPWYYEIQGRPWTAYVDSLPVPDERVPMNPRTSSNLLLKLTARPFQTLKVEYTHMRDRARTRPFAFEYRFNPDGVVTYRDWSRNHALHLTHTLSSRTFYTIRLSYATHSFRSYLYENPTDPRYVSDGRIVGFPGNQFLFGGDQKGHVYEDSRSWRAKLDITHQFGRIHQAKAGIDWNVHYLSRENFVVLYDGNQYREPTVPPLDSPAHDRYRNRRVLIWSAYVQDKMEFEQFIVNAGVRFDYFWPEGEYIPDLLDPLGPRRRSRPRYRFSPRLGISFPITETGFIHLSYGHFYQMPPLRNIYINPEFEFGVGTTPTFGNANLRPERTVMYEIGLQQQLGALVAIDVTAYYKDIRDYLTLQTVQFRTASDPLYRIYLNKDYANVKGLTFSLTKRRGRDDRLAATLDYTFQIAEGNRDDANAFYFNFLSGRETPLELVPLDFDQRHVVSSTVTYGTGSWGVSLKGQFATGYPYTPELINQKVDLKPNSARKPSQMTVDLYLYRTFTLGPASLQLFARVYNLFDRLNERFVFNDTGRATYSLARYRNLHATWEPHYGKPGIHTLDEYLTRPHWFGPPREVRVGMSLSF, encoded by the coding sequence ATGATGGCGACAAGGTATGGACTGTTGCCTGGATTGCTGCTCATGCTGGTGGTTCCGGTGTGGGCGCAGACCGGAAAGCTGGCCGGCTACGTCCGGGATGCCGAGACCGGCCAACCGCTCATCGGTGCTACCGTCTACATCGAGGAGACCGGCCAGGGAGCGGTAACCGACGCGCAGGGCTACTACGTGGTGCTGAATCTGCGGCCGGGCCTCTATACCGTGCGTTTTTCTTACGTGGGGTACGAAACGGTCCGCTACACGGACGTACGCATCGTCTCGGACCAGACGCGCGAACTTGAGGTGCGCCTTCGTCCCTCGGTGGTGGCGGGTGAGGAGGTGGTCATCACGGCCCAGCGGCCGCTCGTGCAGCGAGACCTTACCTCATCACGAAAGACCGTGGTGGCCGAGGAGATCCAGGCGCTTCCGGTGGAGAGCTTTCTGGACGTGCTGGCCCTTCAGGCCGGGGTGAACCGCGGCCCATCTGGAGAACTCCACATCCGTGGCGGGCGAAGCACGGAGATCGCCTACCTGGTCGATGGGCTCTCGGTGGGCAATCCCTTCAATGCCAATGGCCTGGCCACGGAAGTGGCCACCAACGCCATCCAGGAGCTGACCGTGGTCTCCGGCACCTTCAACGCGGAGTACGGACAGGCCATGTCGGGTATTGTCAACGTGGTGACGAAAGAGGGGGGCGAAAAGCTCGAGGGAACCTTCAGCGCTTACGCCGGCGACTACCTGACGCGCCACGAAGATATTTTTTATCTACCTCCGGGCATCCAGCGAAATACCACCACGATCGAGGGAACGCTGGGCGGTCCGGTGCCGCTGACCGGCAAAAAAGTACGTTTTTTCTTCTCGGCACGGCGTGATCAGTCGGACGGGCATCTCTGGGGCATCCGGGAGCACCTGCCTTCGGACTCGGCCAATTTCAACGTCAATCCCTGGTATTACGAAATCCAGGGACGTCCCTGGACGGCCTATGTCGACTCGCTACCCGTGCCCGACGAGCGTGTGCCCATGAACCCACGTACCAGCTCCAACCTGCTCTTAAAGCTTACCGCCCGCCCCTTCCAGACACTTAAAGTGGAGTATACGCACATGCGGGACCGTGCCCGCACCAGACCTTTCGCCTTCGAGTATCGCTTCAACCCGGATGGGGTGGTCACCTATCGGGACTGGAGCCGCAACCACGCGCTGCACCTTACGCACACGCTTTCTTCCCGGACTTTCTACACGATCCGGCTTTCCTACGCAACGCATTCCTTCCGGTCCTACCTCTACGAGAATCCCACGGACCCGCGCTACGTGTCGGACGGGCGCATCGTGGGTTTCCCCGGGAATCAGTTTCTCTTTGGCGGCGATCAGAAAGGCCACGTCTACGAGGACAGCCGCTCCTGGCGGGCCAAACTCGACATCACCCACCAGTTCGGGCGCATTCATCAGGCCAAGGCGGGCATCGACTGGAATGTACACTACCTGTCGCGCGAGAACTTTGTGGTACTCTACGACGGCAACCAGTACCGCGAGCCCACCGTGCCGCCGCTCGACTCGCCCGCCCACGATCGCTACCGTAACCGGCGCGTGCTCATCTGGAGTGCCTACGTGCAGGACAAGATGGAATTCGAGCAATTCATCGTGAACGCAGGTGTTCGTTTCGACTACTTCTGGCCCGAGGGGGAGTACATTCCTGATTTGCTCGATCCCCTGGGACCTCGCCGGCGGTCGCGTCCACGCTATCGTTTCAGTCCGCGACTGGGCATCTCCTTCCCCATTACCGAAACGGGCTTCATCCACCTGTCCTACGGCCACTTTTACCAGATGCCCCCGCTGCGAAATATCTACATCAACCCGGAATTCGAGTTTGGCGTCGGGACCACGCCCACGTTCGGCAACGCCAACCTGCGCCCGGAACGCACGGTGATGTACGAGATCGGCCTGCAGCAGCAGCTGGGCGCGCTGGTGGCCATCGACGTGACGGCCTACTACAAGGACATCCGGGATTATCTCACGCTGCAGACCGTGCAGTTTCGCACGGCCAGCGATCCGCTCTATCGGATCTACCTGAACAAGGACTACGCGAACGTCAAGGGACTGACGTTTTCGCTTACGAAGCGGCGCGGGCGGGACGATCGGCTGGCCGCCACGCTGGACTACACCTTCCAGATTGCCGAAGGTAACCGTGACGACGCCAATGCCTTCTATTTCAACTTTCTGTCGGGTCGTGAGACGCCGCTGGAGCTGGTGCCGCTGGACTTCGATCAGCGACACGTGGTGTCGAGCACGGTCACCTATGGGACGGGAAGCTGGGGCGTCAGTCTGAAGGGCCAGTTTGCCACCGGGTACCCCTACACGCCCGAATTGATCAACCAGAAGGTGGATCTCAAGCCCAACAGTGCGCGCAAGCCCTCGCAGATGACCGTGGACCTGTACCTGTATCGCACGTTCACACTGGGGCCCGCCTCGCTGCAGCTTTTTGCCCGCGTTTACAACCTGTTTGACCGCCTCAACGAGCGCTTTGTCTTCAATGATACCGGGCGGGCCACCTACTCGCTGGCCCGCTATCGCAACCTGCACGCCACGTGGGAGCCGCATTACGGCAAACCGGGCATTCACACGCTGGACGAATATCTGACGCGCCCGCACTGGTTCGGGCCGCCACGAGAGGTACGTGTCGGAATGTCGCTGTCCTTTTAA
- a CDS encoding peptidoglycan recognition protein family protein — MRMPRRLLLLALLVLVPVARAQQRSDVVERPVRIQTPALKKEGGHTVWEARSDTLPGPFTGIILRGTTRPGATLRGWIRLGDRDDWHELTILRQQRSAIFWAGYRSDSLLHAPFFRVRFEGEGAGVLQIIEAGTFNHLDDSLQGALKWHIVPGRPSGHIRAPHLIRRSEWGARPFIGTPTPQPYYDYETFHHTAGFAPRTYEEGIQEVRNIQQFHQDVRGWSDIGYHFLLDLEGRIYQGRPFADESIPFDQGPPLVIGAHVGGHNTGNIGVAIMGCFHPPEGSHCIDQLTPAARDSLVLLLAYLIDTYGIDPLHILGHREWPSASTACPGDNNMALLPAIREEVAELLKRGTTRPAELVAEVSVDADGVVRLRWNVVTLRNASRLAIVRQAGVRADTIYQTTELASGEFADVTAPASAQLVYQFVVFSDTGYPFVLAEDTVQLPHYADWLRVAVFPSPFVEEARLRYYLRTTAWVEADLFDVLGRPVRRLIRGYVTSGWHGVSFALRGAATGMYYVRFRASLIGNREFVRVIPVVYVGGL, encoded by the coding sequence ATGCGTATGCCAAGACGACTTCTGTTGCTGGCGTTGCTGGTTCTGGTGCCGGTTGCACGGGCGCAGCAGCGCTCCGATGTGGTCGAGCGCCCGGTCAGGATTCAGACGCCCGCTCTCAAAAAGGAAGGCGGTCACACGGTCTGGGAGGCTCGTAGTGACACGCTCCCTGGACCATTTACCGGGATCATACTCCGGGGAACGACCAGGCCGGGCGCGACGCTCCGGGGATGGATCCGGCTGGGCGACCGCGACGACTGGCATGAACTGACAATCCTGCGGCAGCAACGGTCGGCCATTTTCTGGGCGGGCTATCGGAGCGATAGCCTGTTGCATGCACCGTTTTTCCGCGTTCGCTTCGAGGGTGAAGGGGCCGGCGTGTTACAGATCATTGAGGCGGGCACCTTTAATCACCTTGACGACTCGTTGCAAGGGGCCCTGAAGTGGCACATCGTGCCCGGGCGTCCATCCGGTCATATTCGGGCGCCCCACCTTATTCGTCGAAGCGAGTGGGGCGCTCGCCCTTTCATCGGCACACCGACACCGCAGCCCTACTACGACTACGAGACCTTTCATCATACGGCCGGATTTGCACCGCGCACCTACGAGGAAGGAATTCAGGAGGTGCGCAACATTCAGCAGTTTCATCAGGACGTGCGGGGCTGGAGCGACATCGGCTATCACTTTCTGCTCGATCTGGAAGGGCGCATTTACCAGGGACGCCCTTTTGCCGATGAGAGCATTCCGTTCGATCAGGGCCCGCCGCTCGTGATCGGGGCGCACGTGGGGGGCCACAACACGGGTAATATCGGCGTGGCCATCATGGGGTGTTTTCATCCGCCCGAGGGCTCGCATTGCATTGATCAGCTCACGCCTGCGGCTCGCGACTCGCTCGTGTTGCTGCTGGCCTATTTGATCGACACCTACGGCATCGATCCGCTGCACATTCTCGGCCACAGAGAATGGCCCTCGGCCTCGACGGCCTGTCCGGGTGACAATAACATGGCGCTGCTACCCGCCATCCGAGAGGAGGTGGCCGAACTGCTCAAGCGGGGCACCACACGGCCGGCCGAGCTTGTGGCGGAGGTGAGTGTCGATGCCGATGGGGTGGTGCGTCTGCGCTGGAACGTTGTCACCCTTCGTAATGCCAGCCGGCTTGCGATTGTGCGACAGGCCGGGGTGCGGGCGGATACGATCTACCAGACAACAGAACTGGCGTCCGGGGAATTTGCCGACGTGACGGCTCCCGCGTCGGCCCAGCTGGTCTACCAGTTCGTGGTCTTCTCTGATACGGGCTATCCGTTCGTTCTCGCGGAGGACACGGTTCAACTGCCGCACTATGCCGACTGGCTTCGTGTGGCGGTCTTCCCGTCACCCTTCGTTGAGGAAGCGCGCCTCCGTTACTACCTGCGCACCACGGCATGGGTCGAGGCCGACCTGTTTGACGTGCTCGGGCGCCCGGTGCGCCGTCTGATCCGGGGATATGTCACCTCGGGCTGGCATGGCGTTTCCTTTGCCCTTCGGGGAGCGGCTACCGGGATGTACTATGTGCGTTTCCGTGCCAGTCTGATCGGCAATCGGGAATTCGTGCGGGTGATCCCCGTCGTGTACGTGGGAGGACTTTAG
- a CDS encoding FG-GAP-like repeat-containing protein — protein MSKATPLCMLAALIIAWPLQAQKTDYVFNVPVSDNFKDPYTVGFHSGARGAYGPCDMDGDGLVEVLVTDYSGGGRVYVIENKGVDTWELVYATPWMDSTSTSQNARYAVCGDLDGDGKGEFMFLSGRSYSATNPLVGQLNLRPGLFVYEFTGTDDDYGTGPASIYDFPDDLPDRWVSEQMVVADVDGDGQQELLFPNNGSNNRYDNWYILSVTGDIGGGFEVWVEEARISSRASEDFDPVNRGGGSPYAILPADLDGDGTYELSMHSWNNFNFTNGDVLGPDQYQFPDANAQNVYVHASSGDHVALFGGVVVDINGDGDDEVFYPNFYTGQLAVLNYESGENPLEITTDQLIFPLLEGPTNLGITTGDLDGDGHPELIGAGYSYSGSAFTAGEPSYFIRVAEFTGTDPEDPSSYTLMDVNTALPIDSTTFNVIFRDSAGVPSRYYEPSGGNDPYFPAKLSYLGDPDGDGQREVVVSFQGVDDSLDTYDEVWTEAVEAQQWSFTSDARDVAYSSGNNLVLALVKDAGAPMLLALDPDDGSAVDTLDLTGVAGGDEVLNALAASGSTLLGVNLVSDASATAIRLYQWSGAFTGAPEVVLDTMLASGGRFGNALGAYISTDSIAFIGGDTQIFRTGTDGQNFLIDLPAQGAASGGIAPVSATRLWINGAGQPVRLIDDTGQVLATIDDSVVPLDAAGVAYYRFTPDFAGFSAELLAIGPDNAGVFYLVDVTDTQNPRLVGTTSGGSGSLISGVGGGVAFDTRQRQIVGVNAGASLVAHPFQYGYVRTLRERRAAPARAFMRIIASDGLTVDIDQERVILPSDYRLSAAFPNPFRERMQFTVTLPLAKRITVRIYDMLGREVRTLARDALYGPGTHTFSWDGTDAAGQRVASGLYFYTLEFGHFRKVGQVMLVR, from the coding sequence ATGTCCAAAGCTACTCCGCTCTGTATGCTGGCCGCGTTGATCATTGCCTGGCCATTGCAGGCGCAGAAGACGGATTACGTCTTCAACGTACCGGTCAGCGACAACTTCAAGGATCCCTATACTGTGGGATTCCACTCTGGCGCGCGCGGTGCCTATGGGCCCTGCGACATGGATGGCGACGGTCTGGTGGAGGTGCTGGTGACGGACTATTCGGGCGGCGGCCGCGTCTATGTGATTGAGAACAAGGGAGTGGACACCTGGGAGCTGGTCTATGCTACGCCATGGATGGATTCGACCAGTACCTCGCAGAATGCTCGGTATGCCGTCTGTGGTGATCTGGACGGTGACGGAAAGGGCGAGTTCATGTTTCTGTCGGGAAGAAGCTATAGTGCGACCAACCCGCTGGTGGGTCAGCTTAACCTGCGGCCGGGGCTCTTCGTCTACGAGTTCACCGGCACCGATGACGATTACGGAACGGGTCCCGCTTCCATCTATGACTTTCCCGACGATTTGCCCGATCGTTGGGTCAGCGAGCAGATGGTCGTAGCTGATGTAGATGGCGATGGTCAACAGGAGTTGCTTTTCCCAAACAATGGCAGCAATAACCGCTACGACAACTGGTACATTCTATCCGTGACCGGAGATATTGGGGGCGGGTTTGAGGTGTGGGTCGAGGAAGCGCGCATCAGCAGCCGTGCCTCGGAAGACTTTGACCCGGTCAATCGTGGCGGCGGCAGTCCCTATGCGATCCTACCGGCCGATCTGGATGGTGACGGGACCTACGAACTGTCCATGCACTCCTGGAACAACTTTAACTTCACCAATGGAGACGTACTCGGCCCGGATCAATATCAGTTTCCTGATGCAAACGCGCAGAACGTGTACGTACATGCCTCCAGCGGAGACCATGTTGCGCTCTTCGGCGGCGTCGTGGTAGATATTAACGGTGACGGAGACGATGAGGTCTTTTATCCTAACTTCTACACCGGGCAACTGGCCGTCCTGAACTACGAAAGTGGCGAAAACCCCCTGGAGATCACCACCGATCAGCTCATCTTTCCGCTGCTGGAGGGCCCGACGAATCTGGGCATCACCACCGGCGACCTGGACGGTGATGGCCATCCGGAGTTGATCGGGGCAGGTTATTCGTATTCCGGAAGCGCCTTCACGGCAGGCGAACCTTCCTATTTCATCCGTGTGGCGGAATTCACCGGCACCGATCCGGAAGATCCGTCTTCCTATACGTTAATGGACGTCAACACGGCGCTTCCGATCGACAGCACCACGTTCAACGTGATCTTCCGCGACTCGGCCGGGGTGCCGAGCCGTTACTACGAGCCCAGTGGAGGGAATGACCCCTACTTCCCGGCCAAGCTTTCCTACCTTGGCGATCCTGACGGGGACGGACAGCGGGAGGTGGTGGTTTCCTTCCAGGGTGTGGATGACAGCTTGGATACCTACGATGAGGTGTGGACGGAAGCAGTCGAGGCGCAGCAGTGGTCTTTCACGTCAGACGCCCGCGATGTGGCCTATTCTTCAGGCAACAACCTGGTGCTTGCGCTGGTGAAGGATGCCGGGGCACCGATGCTCCTGGCGCTTGATCCGGACGACGGGAGTGCCGTGGACACGCTGGACCTGACCGGCGTGGCCGGCGGAGACGAGGTGCTCAATGCCCTGGCGGCCAGCGGATCGACGCTTCTCGGCGTGAACCTGGTAAGCGATGCCAGCGCCACGGCGATTCGGCTCTACCAGTGGTCCGGAGCCTTTACCGGAGCACCAGAGGTGGTGCTGGACACGATGCTGGCGTCGGGCGGCCGCTTTGGCAACGCGCTGGGTGCTTACATCAGCACCGACTCCATTGCCTTTATCGGTGGGGATACGCAGATTTTCCGTACAGGCACCGATGGGCAGAACTTCCTGATCGATCTGCCTGCGCAGGGAGCGGCTTCCGGCGGCATTGCGCCGGTCAGCGCCACGCGTCTCTGGATCAATGGCGCAGGTCAGCCCGTGCGGTTGATCGACGACACGGGGCAGGTGCTGGCCACGATTGATGACAGCGTTGTGCCACTGGATGCGGCGGGCGTCGCCTACTATCGGTTCACCCCCGACTTTGCCGGCTTCTCGGCGGAATTGCTCGCGATCGGTCCGGACAACGCCGGCGTGTTTTATCTGGTCGACGTGACCGACACTCAGAATCCGCGTCTGGTAGGGACTACCTCCGGTGGGAGCGGCTCGCTGATCAGCGGAGTGGGTGGCGGGGTGGCCTTCGACACCCGTCAGCGCCAGATCGTCGGCGTGAACGCGGGGGCCTCCCTTGTAGCGCATCCGTTCCAGTACGGATACGTGCGCACGCTTCGGGAGCGCAGGGCAGCCCCGGCCCGTGCGTTCATGCGGATCATTGCTTCGGACGGGCTGACGGTGGATATCGACCAGGAACGGGTCATCCTCCCCTCCGACTACAGGCTTTCGGCCGCCTTCCCCAACCCGTTCCGTGAGCGCATGCAGTTTACGGTTACGTTGCCGCTGGCCAAGCGCATCACCGTGCGCATCTACGACATGCTCGGCCGTGAAGTGCGCACGCTGGCCCGCGATGCGCTGTACGGACCCGGCACCCATACCTTCAGCTGGGATGGCACGGATGCAGCAGGGCAGCGTGTGGCCAGTGGCCTTTACTTCTACACACTGGAATTCGGCCACTTCCGCAAGGTGGGACAGGTAATGCTGGTGCGGTAG
- a CDS encoding ATP-binding protein: protein MSRFIGREQELAELERRWDSGRAELLVVYGRRRVGKTELLLQFARRGPKHYLYFLATQVTRQEQLRQFSEVLRVSFSDPLLKTLTFTDWDAVFAYLGQQARQERLLVILDEFPYLCEAAPELPSVIQRFWDLEGQHGRLFLVLCGSQLGFMEREVLGERSPLYGRRTGQLRLQPLDYREAGHFFTGYGWRDRLVAYGMLGGMPAYLQRFDPKRSLRENLLQEMLSVQGYLYEEPRFLLRMELRDVRIYASILGAVASGCTRLNEIAQRVGVAAHAVSKYLSVLQELGLVARTIPFMARAPQRSKKGRYHILDPFLRFWYRFVYPHATLIEAGQGEVVYERFIRPQLNTYMGGIFEEVARAYMERYAAAELKVPPVVRTGREWAGDFDLDLMAEHADGSWTIGECKWTQRPVGVEVLRELQSRWKRLAQRQRLPEQVRYFVFSSGGFASGLLQHREEAVRLLDLAGLFGEVRSSA, encoded by the coding sequence ATGAGCCGATTTATCGGTCGCGAGCAGGAGCTGGCGGAACTCGAGCGTCGATGGGATTCCGGGCGGGCCGAACTGCTGGTTGTGTACGGGCGGCGTCGGGTCGGAAAAACCGAGCTGCTCCTTCAGTTTGCACGCCGGGGCCCCAAACATTACCTGTATTTTCTGGCCACCCAGGTAACGCGACAGGAGCAGCTACGCCAGTTTTCGGAAGTCCTGCGCGTTTCGTTCTCAGATCCGCTTTTGAAGACGCTTACCTTCACGGACTGGGATGCTGTTTTTGCCTATCTGGGGCAGCAAGCGCGTCAGGAGCGTCTGCTGGTCATTCTGGATGAGTTCCCGTATCTATGTGAGGCGGCGCCTGAGCTCCCTTCGGTGATCCAGCGGTTCTGGGATCTGGAAGGGCAACACGGACGGCTGTTTCTGGTGCTCTGTGGTTCCCAGCTTGGATTCATGGAACGCGAAGTACTCGGGGAGCGATCGCCCCTCTACGGGAGGCGTACGGGCCAGCTTCGACTGCAGCCTCTCGATTACCGCGAGGCCGGCCACTTCTTTACCGGCTATGGGTGGCGTGATCGCCTGGTGGCTTACGGGATGCTCGGGGGTATGCCGGCCTATCTGCAGCGTTTTGATCCGAAGCGGTCGCTTCGGGAAAACCTCCTCCAGGAGATGCTCAGCGTTCAGGGGTATCTCTACGAGGAGCCGCGCTTTTTGCTGCGGATGGAGCTACGCGACGTGCGGATTTATGCGAGCATTCTGGGAGCCGTCGCTTCGGGATGTACCCGATTGAACGAAATCGCGCAACGGGTGGGTGTGGCAGCGCATGCCGTCTCGAAGTATCTGAGCGTGTTGCAGGAGCTGGGGCTGGTCGCTCGCACGATTCCGTTCATGGCGCGCGCGCCCCAGCGGAGCAAGAAGGGGCGTTACCATATTCTGGATCCCTTTTTGCGTTTCTGGTACCGATTCGTGTATCCGCATGCCACGCTCATCGAGGCGGGGCAGGGTGAGGTAGTCTATGAGCGGTTCATCCGACCGCAGCTGAATACCTACATGGGAGGGATTTTTGAAGAGGTGGCACGTGCTTACATGGAGCGTTATGCTGCTGCCGAGCTCAAGGTGCCTCCGGTAGTGCGGACGGGGCGGGAATGGGCGGGAGATTTTGACCTGGATCTGATGGCCGAGCATGCAGATGGAAGCTGGACAATCGGGGAGTGTAAATGGACGCAACGACCGGTAGGGGTGGAGGTGCTCAGGGAGCTGCAATCGCGATGGAAGAGGCTGGCTCAGCGGCAGAGGTTGCCGGAGCAGGTGCGGTATTTCGTTTTTTCCAGCGGCGGCTTTGCGTCCGGACTGTTGCAGCACCGAGAGGAAGCGGTCAGACTGCTGGATCTGGCTGGTCTTTTCGGTGAGGTACGCTCGAGCGCCTGA
- a CDS encoding PorV/PorQ family protein, whose product MSGSLRSSNNLLKLLAVVFLVGGAPAVRAQLSNEGPARGTITKVGTTGAQFLKLGVGARPLALGGAYVALGTDLPAIYWNVAGLAWFRGGAAQFTHTDYLAGISYDVALVAISLGSAGSIGAGLYYLNSGEMPVRTVEEPEGTGERFSVQNLALQLSYARNLTDRFALGGSVKYIRESIWHSSASAVAVDIGVRFITPFERLVIGASISNFGPKMRMDGRDIYFSVDPDLQNQGNVEVVNAAYLLDSYDLPLLFRFGVAFTAYENRDVRFMLLSDAAHPNDNTEYMNFGAELNLRDLLALRIGYKNVFERDGEQGLTLGGGLTLVSAGLRAHFDFAHASFGRLGSTRWVSVGVAF is encoded by the coding sequence ATGTCGGGAAGTTTGCGGTCATCAAATAACTTGCTGAAACTGCTGGCCGTCGTTTTTCTGGTGGGCGGAGCGCCGGCAGTCCGGGCCCAGCTCTCCAACGAAGGGCCGGCGCGGGGCACCATCACCAAGGTGGGGACGACGGGCGCACAGTTCCTGAAGCTGGGGGTGGGGGCCCGACCGCTGGCACTGGGCGGTGCCTACGTGGCGCTGGGGACCGATCTGCCGGCGATCTACTGGAATGTGGCGGGTCTGGCGTGGTTTCGTGGGGGAGCGGCCCAGTTCACGCACACCGACTATCTGGCCGGGATCTCCTATGACGTCGCGCTGGTGGCCATCTCGCTGGGATCGGCCGGCTCCATCGGAGCTGGACTCTATTACCTGAACTCCGGAGAGATGCCGGTGCGTACCGTGGAAGAGCCGGAAGGTACCGGTGAGCGCTTTTCGGTGCAGAACCTTGCGCTGCAGCTCTCCTATGCACGCAACCTCACCGATCGCTTTGCGCTGGGCGGCTCGGTCAAATACATCCGGGAGTCGATCTGGCATAGCAGCGCCTCGGCCGTGGCCGTGGACATCGGGGTGCGCTTCATCACGCCGTTTGAGCGCCTGGTCATAGGCGCCAGCATCTCGAATTTCGGTCCCAAGATGCGCATGGACGGAAGGGACATCTACTTCAGCGTGGATCCGGACCTGCAAAACCAGGGCAACGTCGAGGTGGTCAACGCGGCTTATCTGCTGGATTCGTACGACCTGCCGCTGCTGTTTCGCTTTGGTGTGGCCTTTACAGCCTATGAAAATCGAGATGTTCGGTTTATGCTGCTGAGTGATGCGGCGCACCCGAACGATAACACGGAGTACATGAATTTCGGCGCCGAGCTGAATCTCCGCGATCTACTGGCCCTGCGGATCGGCTACAAGAATGTCTTCGAGCGCGACGGCGAGCAGGGATTGACGCTCGGAGGCGGATTGACGCTGGTGTCTGCCGGATTGCGTGCTCATTTCGACTTTGCGCACGCGAGTTTTGGCCGGCTGGGGTCGACCCGGTGGGTCAGCGTGGGCGTCGCCTTCTGA